A window from Tenacibaculum singaporense encodes these proteins:
- a CDS encoding cyclase family protein, giving the protein MTEIIDLSQDIFDGMPVYKSLPQVKMSVHNTHEEWDGIENPTTKTPAVYKLEMGEHTGTHVDALNHMAAKHEGKSIDTMPLSMFYTEGICLDFSHKSLQELITSEEIREQLDKEKLSIKKGDTVLICTKHYDKHFNTENWGKGPGITAECATWLGEQKIAAFGVETMSPGVPKISNKEVHHICGEMGFTHYENMINLDKLLGRGRFRFIALPLKIRGGTGSPVRAVAIFE; this is encoded by the coding sequence ATGACTGAAATTATAGATCTAAGTCAAGATATTTTTGATGGAATGCCTGTTTATAAAAGTCTTCCACAAGTTAAAATGTCTGTGCACAACACCCATGAAGAATGGGATGGAATTGAAAACCCAACAACAAAAACTCCTGCTGTATATAAACTAGAGATGGGAGAACATACAGGAACTCATGTTGATGCTTTAAATCATATGGCTGCTAAACATGAAGGAAAATCTATAGATACTATGCCACTTAGTATGTTTTATACTGAAGGAATTTGTTTAGACTTTTCTCATAAGAGCTTACAGGAATTAATTACTTCTGAAGAAATTAGAGAACAACTAGATAAAGAAAAACTTAGTATTAAGAAGGGCGATACTGTTCTTATTTGTACAAAGCATTACGACAAACATTTTAATACTGAAAACTGGGGAAAAGGTCCTGGTATTACCGCTGAATGTGCTACTTGGCTTGGCGAACAAAAAATTGCAGCTTTTGGTGTAGAAACCATGTCTCCAGGAGTTCCGAAAATTTCCAACAAAGAAGTACATCATATTTGTGGAGAAATGGGTTTTACACACTATGAAAATATGATAAACCTTGACAAACTACTGGGTAGAGGTAGATTTCGTTTTATAGCTTTACCCTTAAAAATTAGAGGAGGAACTGGATCTCCAGTTAGAGCGGTTGCTATTTTTGAATAA
- a CDS encoding acyl-CoA thioesterase — translation MNNNIYRNIEDTRITISELMLPSHANFSGKIHGGYVLKLMDQIAFACASKHSGTYCVTASVDTVNFINPIEVGELVTMKASINYVGKTSMVVGIRVEAQNIQTGKSKHCNSSYFTMVAKKDNGDNAKVPGIIINDDNEMRRFLEAIHRIKMKKNRQEKFDNDNFTPQNYIEELKNYNVKIEL, via the coding sequence ATGAACAATAATATTTATAGAAATATAGAAGATACTCGCATTACTATTTCTGAGTTAATGCTTCCTTCTCATGCTAATTTTAGCGGTAAAATTCACGGAGGGTACGTTTTAAAGCTAATGGATCAAATAGCTTTTGCATGTGCTTCTAAACATTCGGGTACTTATTGCGTAACAGCATCTGTAGATACCGTTAACTTTATAAACCCTATTGAAGTAGGCGAATTAGTTACCATGAAAGCGTCTATTAACTATGTAGGCAAGACTTCAATGGTAGTTGGTATACGTGTAGAAGCACAAAACATACAAACAGGAAAATCCAAACACTGTAATTCTTCTTATTTTACTATGGTAGCAAAAAAAGATAACGGTGACAATGCCAAAGTTCCAGGAATCATTATTAATGACGATAATGAAATGCGTCGTTTTTTAGAAGCTATTCATAGAATTAAAATGAAGAAAAATAGACAAGAGAAGTTTGATAATGATAATTTTACTCCTCAAAACTATATCGAGGAGCTTAAAAATTATAATGTGAAGATTGAGTTATAA
- a CDS encoding GlmU family protein, whose protein sequence is MSYILFDGDVRTALLPFTYTRPVADIRVGILTIREKWEKYLGLTTTTVTEEYLEEKYPMVEMEENVLLNASFLPTKPLVEMVKNLQANQAIFKGEDVIAFHAADTQEEVDFSSYEHIEFEDDIIQIKNTWDIFSLNDKAIRADFDLITEGRKSEPIPETVNCVNRNDIFVEKGAKLTFATLNASTGPIYIGKKAEIMEGVVVRGALAMCENSVLKLGAKIYGATTLGPYCKVGGEVNNSVLFGYSNKGHDGFLGNSVLGEWCNIGADSNNSNLKNNYAEVKLWNYETGRFAKTGLQFCGLMMGDHSKCGINTMFNTGTVVGVSANIFGSGFPRNFVPSFSWGGASGFTEYKTNKVFEVADVVMKRRGIEFDEREKQILDHVFEETKQYRNY, encoded by the coding sequence ATGAGTTATATTTTATTTGATGGTGATGTACGCACAGCCTTACTACCATTTACATATACGAGACCTGTAGCCGATATTAGAGTTGGGATTTTAACCATTAGAGAAAAATGGGAAAAATACTTAGGTTTAACAACTACAACTGTAACGGAAGAGTATTTAGAAGAGAAATACCCTATGGTTGAAATGGAAGAAAATGTATTATTAAATGCTTCTTTTTTACCAACTAAGCCTTTGGTTGAAATGGTAAAAAACCTGCAAGCTAATCAAGCTATTTTCAAAGGAGAGGATGTAATTGCTTTTCATGCTGCCGATACTCAAGAAGAGGTAGATTTTTCTTCTTATGAGCATATAGAGTTTGAAGATGATATAATTCAAATAAAAAATACGTGGGATATTTTTTCGTTAAATGACAAAGCAATTAGAGCTGACTTTGATTTAATAACTGAAGGCAGAAAATCGGAGCCAATTCCTGAAACTGTTAATTGTGTTAATAGAAATGACATTTTTGTAGAAAAGGGAGCTAAACTAACTTTTGCTACATTAAATGCTTCTACTGGTCCAATTTACATCGGTAAGAAAGCTGAAATAATGGAAGGGGTAGTTGTTCGAGGTGCTTTGGCCATGTGTGAAAATTCAGTATTAAAATTGGGAGCTAAAATTTATGGTGCGACTACCTTAGGACCTTATTGTAAAGTAGGAGGAGAGGTGAATAACTCAGTATTATTTGGGTATTCAAATAAAGGACACGATGGATTTTTAGGAAACTCAGTATTAGGCGAATGGTGTAATATTGGAGCCGATAGTAATAATTCTAACCTTAAAAATAATTATGCAGAAGTTAAGTTGTGGAATTATGAAACAGGACGTTTCGCTAAAACTGGATTACAATTCTGTGGTTTGATGATGGGAGATCATTCAAAATGTGGAATTAATACAATGTTTAATACAGGAACAGTCGTTGGTGTTTCTGCGAATATTTTTGGAAGTGGATTTCCAAGAAATTTTGTTCCTTCATTCAGTTGGGGAGGAGCATCAGGTTTTACCGAATACAAAACAAATAAAGTTTTTGAAGTAGCTGATGTAGTAATGAAAAGACGAGGTATTGAGTTTGATGAAAGAGAAAAACAAATTCTAGATCATGTTTTTGAAGAAACAAAACAATACAGAAATTATTAA